Proteins found in one Haloferax litoreum genomic segment:
- the pstA gene encoding phosphate ABC transporter permease PstA yields MAGAVESSLVSEDTSGTEAVAAGVVGIAAVLFGLSLGSMFELLSITDPIAGVPMVALLGALLALLGLSVVGFGLGSRFGYVATDPRPSAGLVASIAFSCIWFAVGGLVASQTFGLGTVGWVAVAFVTGGLAFAGTALPREDVGSTLPVGVFAVFVGVVFLTGVIGPSWVWDLGWEQQASFNAEFSIPVITAFSSLLVSWASAKAYGGFGARGRHVGAYLLVYLNALSIIAVLFLLVAFTVFKGLPGLFNGLTFGLGSGPETTLFGFTFAWPFAWPFVMNGVALLNDVNGVLPAIVGTIWLVIGAVIFAVPLGVGAAVFITEYADRGRFTQVVEIATNGLWSTPSIVFGLFGLAFLVPRLGNGKSLLAGMLTLGFMLLPLVVITSREAMLSVPDEYRDASAALGVTKWQTIRSVVLPASLPGIVTGIILGVGRIAGETAPILLTMSGSVAPPGSQTVDVIGGFSFTSSPPFVSNPELLQATSALPYQLYSLITAGVGQSSNIADIEQFRWATALILLVVVLSFYAVGIATRYYFRRKLQHE; encoded by the coding sequence ATGGCGGGCGCAGTCGAGTCCTCACTCGTCAGTGAAGACACGTCCGGGACCGAGGCAGTCGCCGCAGGTGTCGTCGGCATCGCCGCAGTCCTGTTCGGCCTCTCGCTCGGTTCGATGTTCGAACTCCTGAGCATTACCGACCCTATCGCGGGTGTCCCGATGGTCGCACTGCTCGGTGCGCTGTTGGCCCTGTTGGGCCTCAGTGTGGTCGGATTCGGTCTCGGGTCGCGGTTCGGCTACGTCGCGACGGACCCCCGACCGTCCGCAGGGTTGGTCGCGTCGATTGCCTTCTCGTGCATCTGGTTCGCCGTTGGCGGACTCGTCGCCTCTCAGACCTTCGGACTCGGCACCGTCGGGTGGGTCGCTGTCGCGTTCGTGACCGGTGGCCTCGCGTTCGCCGGGACCGCACTCCCGCGCGAAGACGTCGGGTCGACGCTCCCCGTCGGCGTCTTTGCAGTGTTCGTCGGCGTGGTCTTCCTCACGGGCGTTATCGGCCCGTCGTGGGTGTGGGACCTCGGGTGGGAACAGCAGGCATCGTTCAACGCCGAGTTCTCGATTCCGGTGATAACGGCGTTCAGTTCGCTCCTCGTCAGTTGGGCGTCCGCGAAAGCGTACGGTGGCTTCGGGGCACGCGGCCGACACGTCGGCGCGTACCTCCTCGTCTACCTGAACGCGCTCTCCATCATCGCCGTGTTGTTCCTCCTCGTCGCGTTCACCGTGTTCAAGGGTCTTCCGGGCCTGTTCAACGGCCTCACCTTCGGCCTCGGTTCCGGACCGGAGACGACGCTCTTCGGCTTCACCTTCGCGTGGCCGTTCGCGTGGCCCTTCGTGATGAACGGTGTCGCACTTCTCAACGACGTCAACGGTGTCCTCCCGGCTATCGTGGGGACCATCTGGCTCGTCATCGGCGCCGTCATCTTCGCCGTTCCGCTCGGTGTCGGCGCGGCAGTGTTCATCACCGAGTACGCCGACCGTGGGCGCTTCACGCAGGTCGTCGAAATCGCCACGAACGGTCTCTGGAGTACCCCGAGTATCGTCTTCGGCCTGTTCGGACTGGCGTTCCTCGTTCCGCGTCTCGGAAACGGGAAGTCGCTCCTCGCAGGCATGCTCACGCTCGGGTTCATGCTCCTTCCGCTGGTCGTCATCACCAGTCGTGAGGCGATGCTGTCAGTGCCTGACGAGTACCGCGACGCGAGTGCAGCACTCGGCGTCACGAAGTGGCAGACGATTCGAAGTGTGGTCCTCCCCGCATCGCTCCCCGGAATCGTCACGGGGATCATCCTCGGTGTCGGCCGTATCGCCGGTGAGACGGCACCCATCCTGCTGACGATGTCCGGGAGCGTCGCACCCCCAGGCAGTCAGACGGTGGACGTCATCGGCGGATTCAGCTTCACGTCCTCGCCGCCGTTCGTCTCGAATCCCGAACTCCTCCAGGCGACGTCGGCCCTCCCGTATCAACTCTACTCGCTCATCACCGCAGGCGTCGGGCAGTCGTCGAACATCGCGGACATCGAGCAGTTCCGGTGGGCGACGGCCCTCATCTTGCTCGTCGTCGTTCTGAGCTTCTACGCAGTCGGTATTGCCACCCGGTACTACTTCCGGCGGAAACTGCAGCACGAGTGA
- the pstC gene encoding phosphate ABC transporter permease subunit PstC: MTTLSDNDGGGLRAAARREVQRGRDFVDETEPEALVTVTVAAVALLAAFVGFLTVSSLTAIPFVVFLVASGYGWFRHQELTARVLTLTTTISTILILGLILVFIFVEAWPTVEYATVTVFGIPLPGLRLFIEARWSPVTPPLRYSMVPMIHGTVLVTIIATAVAAPLGVAAALFLSEIAPRTVRELVKPGVEILAGIPSIVYGFIGFTILSPWASDQFDIVGQGTYLFVGVVVGLMALPTVVSVAEDALNSVPESMKSGSLALGTTDWQTMTSITLPAAFSGVSAAVLLGVGRAIGETMAATVMLRGSPGLTKPLYNVFYGNDTLTSLIAANYGDADGLQMSALFVAGVILFITVLFLSIGSQYIEARMQQKLGGAE; the protein is encoded by the coding sequence ATGACCACTCTTTCAGACAACGACGGCGGCGGCCTTCGAGCTGCGGCACGGCGGGAGGTTCAGCGGGGCCGTGACTTCGTCGACGAGACTGAACCGGAAGCGCTCGTCACGGTCACTGTCGCGGCAGTCGCACTCCTCGCCGCGTTCGTCGGCTTCTTGACCGTCTCGTCGCTGACAGCCATCCCGTTCGTGGTGTTCCTCGTCGCGTCCGGGTACGGCTGGTTCCGGCATCAAGAACTGACCGCACGCGTGTTGACACTGACGACCACCATCTCGACCATCCTGATACTCGGGCTCATCCTCGTGTTCATCTTCGTCGAGGCGTGGCCGACAGTCGAATACGCCACGGTGACCGTCTTCGGGATTCCACTCCCAGGGCTCCGCCTCTTCATCGAAGCGCGGTGGAGTCCGGTGACGCCGCCGCTTCGGTACTCGATGGTCCCGATGATTCACGGGACGGTCCTCGTGACGATTATCGCGACGGCCGTGGCCGCACCGCTCGGGGTCGCTGCCGCACTGTTCCTCAGCGAAATCGCACCGCGGACAGTCCGCGAACTCGTCAAACCCGGCGTCGAGATTCTGGCCGGAATTCCCTCCATCGTCTACGGGTTCATCGGCTTTACCATCCTCAGCCCGTGGGCCTCCGACCAGTTCGACATCGTCGGGCAGGGGACGTACCTGTTCGTCGGTGTCGTCGTCGGCCTGATGGCGCTTCCGACCGTGGTTTCGGTCGCAGAAGACGCGCTCAACAGCGTCCCCGAATCGATGAAGAGCGGGTCGCTCGCGCTCGGGACGACCGATTGGCAGACGATGACCTCCATCACGCTGCCGGCGGCGTTCTCCGGCGTGTCGGCGGCCGTCTTGCTCGGCGTCGGGCGCGCCATCGGTGAGACGATGGCCGCGACGGTGATGCTCCGAGGCAGTCCGGGGCTCACCAAACCGCTGTACAACGTGTTCTACGGGAACGACACGCTGACCTCGCTCATCGCCGCGAACTACGGTGACGCCGACGGTCTGCAGATGTCCGCGCTGTTCGTCGCGGGCGTCATCCTGTTCATCACGGTGCTGTTCCTCAGCATCGGCTCGCAGTACATCGAAGCGCGCATGCAGCAGAAGCTTGGGGGTGCCGAATAA